The following proteins come from a genomic window of Leptospira bandrabouensis:
- a CDS encoding YihY/virulence factor BrkB family protein: protein MKRLRRFFSEVYLYDVHGLASELSFTFLLTLFPLLVVFVTLLGLLQDPKTINLMTDQIGKFLPAPIFQPIDKSVENLTKVKSYNVIALSIAISFFSSLTIFGTISKALRFISRDETKVGFIASQWINFRLLVISLVLLVLYFYLTYGMVQTERLLFQKFRFGFFRNHPYLSVSLIILPYSIGLFTFYYAYITKAKTTLKENLPGAIFASLLVLGMSFGFQFYLKMKNVGVNYSLAYDLISKMVVLMLYTYINSTFFIWGFLWNQVLADDRNKKSQSKK, encoded by the coding sequence ATGAAACGACTCCGACGATTTTTCAGCGAAGTTTACCTGTATGATGTCCACGGACTTGCTTCGGAACTTTCCTTTACTTTTCTTCTTACGCTTTTTCCGCTTCTCGTTGTTTTTGTGACCTTACTTGGACTTTTGCAAGATCCAAAAACCATCAATTTGATGACGGATCAAATTGGAAAATTTTTACCGGCTCCCATTTTCCAACCCATTGACAAAAGTGTCGAAAATCTAACAAAAGTTAAGAGTTATAATGTAATTGCTCTTAGCATAGCGATTTCCTTTTTTTCGAGTTTAACGATTTTTGGAACCATATCCAAAGCCCTTCGGTTTATTTCTCGGGATGAAACCAAAGTTGGATTTATCGCATCTCAGTGGATTAACTTTCGTTTGCTTGTGATCTCTCTTGTTTTACTTGTTTTGTATTTTTATTTAACTTATGGAATGGTGCAAACAGAAAGGTTGTTGTTCCAAAAGTTTCGATTTGGTTTTTTTCGAAACCATCCTTATTTATCTGTCTCTCTCATTATTTTACCCTATAGCATTGGACTATTTACATTTTATTATGCTTATATTACCAAAGCAAAAACGACTTTAAAAGAGAATTTACCCGGAGCCATTTTTGCCTCTCTTTTGGTTCTTGGAATGAGTTTTGGATTTCAGTTTTATTTAAAAATGAAAAACGTAGGAGTGAATTATTCCTTAGCTTACGATCTGATTTCTAAAATGGTAGTTCTTATGTTGTATACTTATATCAACTCGACGTTTTTTATTTGGGGATTTTTATGGAACCAAGTCCTTGCCGATGACCGGAATAAAAAGTCTCAATCTAAAAAATAA